One stretch of Halapricum desulfuricans DNA includes these proteins:
- a CDS encoding universal stress protein — protein MAVEIDTVLVPVDGTDEAERAVEYAVAVARRYDASIHILHIIDDSVARAIQRDEIDAEAVADEHRAFMAAVHETTRGPEGKVEATQSTVAGFSAQRLSQHPVSVVLDAAEEIEADLIVVPRESMREAPGAMLGKVAQYVLSYASQPVLSV, from the coding sequence ATGGCCGTCGAAATCGATACCGTGCTCGTCCCAGTCGACGGGACCGACGAAGCCGAACGCGCCGTCGAGTACGCCGTCGCGGTCGCCCGGCGCTACGACGCGAGCATCCACATCCTGCACATCATCGACGATTCGGTCGCGCGCGCCATCCAGCGCGACGAGATCGACGCCGAGGCCGTGGCCGACGAGCACCGGGCGTTCATGGCCGCCGTCCACGAGACGACCAGAGGCCCCGAGGGGAAAGTCGAGGCGACCCAGTCGACGGTGGCCGGCTTCTCCGCGCAGCGTCTCAGCCAGCACCCGGTCAGCGTCGTGCTGGACGCGGCAGAGGAGATCGAGGCCGACCTGATCGTCGTGCCGCGCGAGAGCATGCGCGAGGCCCCCGGCGCGATGCTCGGCAAAGTCGCGCAGTACGTCCTCTCGTATGCGAGCCAACCTGTCTTGTCGGTCTAG
- a CDS encoding GNAT family N-acetyltransferase yields the protein MTLNRTYPDEPAGEFPEPPRAITDREDREIEVRVAEPDDRDALVEMYLAFDPSDRAQGIPPVKEYAIDNWLDTVLAEDCLNVIAWDGADAVGHAMLVPDNEDAHELAIFVLHTYQGAGIGTELLKTLLGHAQREGIETVWLTVERWNEPAIELYKKVGFEICGTESFEIEMSIRLH from the coding sequence ATGACTCTCAACCGAACTTACCCCGACGAGCCGGCAGGCGAGTTTCCAGAGCCGCCCCGAGCGATCACCGACAGGGAAGACCGGGAGATCGAGGTCCGCGTGGCCGAACCCGACGACCGGGACGCGCTCGTCGAGATGTATCTGGCGTTCGATCCCTCCGACCGCGCGCAAGGCATCCCACCGGTCAAAGAATACGCGATCGACAACTGGCTCGATACGGTGCTGGCCGAGGACTGTCTGAACGTCATCGCCTGGGACGGCGCGGACGCCGTCGGACACGCGATGCTCGTCCCCGACAACGAGGACGCTCACGAACTGGCGATCTTCGTCCTCCATACCTACCAGGGAGCGGGGATCGGGACGGAACTCCTGAAGACGCTGCTGGGTCACGCACAGCGGGAGGGGATCGAGACGGTCTGGCTGACCGTCGAACGGTGGAACGAACCGGCGATCGAACTGTACAAGAAGGTCGGCTTCGAGATTTGCGGGACCGAGAGCTTCGAGATCGAGATGTCGATCCGGCTCCACTAG
- a CDS encoding universal stress protein, which produces MNVLLGHDGSEGSWEAFHQTLERAVVAGDDVTVAIYDDTAVDATPAEIEQQVRSELDEYDLDVEIRHIDGHVAGTLVETVDSGNFDRLVISGGQRSTLGKIRLGSVAEFVVLNSETPVTLVR; this is translated from the coding sequence ATGAACGTGTTGCTGGGCCACGACGGGAGCGAGGGATCCTGGGAGGCGTTCCACCAGACGCTCGAGCGAGCGGTGGTCGCCGGCGACGACGTGACGGTCGCGATCTACGACGACACGGCGGTCGACGCCACGCCGGCGGAGATCGAACAGCAAGTGCGATCCGAACTCGACGAGTACGACCTCGACGTCGAGATCCGTCACATCGACGGCCACGTCGCCGGAACGCTCGTCGAGACGGTCGACAGCGGGAACTTCGACCGACTGGTGATCTCCGGCGGGCAACGGAGTACGCTCGGAAAGATCCGACTCGGAAGCGTCGCGGAGTTCGTCGTCCTCAATTCCGAAACCCCGGTGACCCTCGTTCGATGA
- a CDS encoding DUF5806 family protein, whose product MTDTPADEDDLPEGTDAAAGADASVPTDDGANDNQQEAASEDGRGDNVPDDVRKYDRFKKIDGSTYERANDFLRDRTYITAREWAIARLCADFRTETGVEMTKIGENLPELVPFMTDTYSPQAVNQARASFEEKVRKAGATFLYGAMCDFFTAEELDDVMYEATEVAKFLLEVEGVDLAVEDELEAEDRISSVMRDVREQSAALRHDEVTCPECGHEFEVGE is encoded by the coding sequence ATGACAGACACGCCCGCCGACGAGGACGATCTCCCGGAAGGCACCGACGCGGCCGCCGGAGCAGACGCGTCCGTACCGACCGACGACGGAGCCAACGACAATCAGCAAGAAGCCGCGTCTGAGGACGGTCGAGGCGACAACGTCCCCGATGACGTGCGCAAGTACGACCGGTTCAAGAAGATCGACGGCTCGACCTACGAGCGCGCGAACGACTTCCTGCGCGATCGGACCTACATCACGGCACGCGAGTGGGCGATCGCCCGGCTCTGTGCCGACTTCCGGACCGAGACCGGCGTCGAGATGACCAAGATCGGCGAGAACCTGCCCGAGCTGGTTCCGTTCATGACCGACACCTACTCGCCGCAGGCGGTCAATCAGGCCCGCGCGTCGTTCGAGGAGAAGGTACGCAAGGCCGGCGCGACCTTCCTCTACGGCGCGATGTGTGACTTCTTCACCGCCGAGGAACTGGACGACGTGATGTACGAGGCGACCGAGGTCGCGAAGTTCCTGCTGGAGGTCGAGGGCGTCGATCTGGCCGTCGAAGACGAACTCGAGGCCGAGGACCGGATCTCGAGTGTCATGCGCGACGTCCGCGAACAGTCGGCGGCGCTGCGCCACGACGAGGTGACGTGTCCGGAATGTGGACACGAGTTCGAGGTCGGTGAGTAG
- a CDS encoding metalloprotease: MDIRFSRRERRDLAVAWVALGVAFTAFYFNGVVRSLFGGIPSTGALSILGVGFVLSMLTAGIGFLLHELAHKVVAVHYGQLAEFRADYSMLFLAVMAGLAGFLFAAPGAVYHRGRITAREQGLIALAGPVVNVALVAVFAGIWIGAEAIGLSLLGTIGYLGAIINALLAGFNMLPFGPLDGKKVMRWSRPVWAGCAVPTIGGTIAFFVL, from the coding sequence ATGGATATCCGTTTCAGCCGGCGTGAACGCCGTGATCTCGCCGTCGCCTGGGTCGCGCTCGGCGTGGCGTTCACTGCCTTTTATTTCAACGGCGTCGTCCGATCGCTGTTCGGCGGGATCCCGTCTACAGGCGCGCTCTCGATTCTGGGGGTCGGGTTCGTCCTCAGCATGCTCACCGCCGGGATCGGCTTTCTCCTGCACGAACTCGCTCACAAGGTCGTCGCGGTCCATTACGGCCAGCTCGCGGAGTTCCGCGCCGACTACAGCATGCTCTTTCTGGCCGTGATGGCGGGCCTCGCGGGCTTTCTGTTCGCCGCACCGGGCGCGGTCTATCACCGCGGGCGGATAACGGCCCGCGAACAGGGGCTGATCGCGCTGGCCGGCCCGGTCGTCAACGTCGCGCTGGTCGCTGTCTTCGCCGGTATCTGGATCGGGGCCGAAGCCATCGGCCTCTCCCTGCTGGGAACGATCGGCTATCTCGGCGCGATTATCAACGCCCTCCTGGCCGGGTTCAACATGCTTCCCTTCGGGCCGCTGGACGGCAAGAAGGTCATGCGCTGGAGTCGGCCGGTGTGGGCCGGGTGTGCCGTCCCGACGATCGGCGGGACGATCGCGTTCTTTGTGCTGTGA
- a CDS encoding TraB/GumN family protein — MSDHGNSGSDPEGVASERPPSPDDETAVRRLEPSEGEGSVELVGTAHVSSKSVEEVEETIAERRPDVVAVELDEGRYRQMKGETPEDLDAGDLLHGNTVFQFLAYWMLSYVQTRLGERFDIKPGADMMAAVEAAEEHGLGVALVDRDIQTTIQRFWQRLSTREKATMFGGLLAGMFGTLEAGIGVGAFLGVFLALGAELIAGPVLLSPALADAVPLVGGSLLVVLDGALLAGAVALLVGLPIAALLAYALETDTEYEEFDIEELTDTDVVSAMMEEFRQFSPGGAEALIDERDAFIAHRLVALREAGYDVVAVVGAGHRAGIQSYLDNPERLPSMESITGTLSRKRFSLYKLFGYLFTVGFAVFFGLLLLGGAREGWVIRLLVAWFLVNGIAAFGLAKLAGAHWPSALIGGGIAWLTSVNPLLAPGWFAGYVELRYIDVNIADISTLNEIVSDEEAPLGELYSRLTDVPLFRLIAIVAMTNVGSMIASYGFVFVVLPYMSADVGGIAGIVELMLDGVENGARIVLDVIS, encoded by the coding sequence ATGAGTGATCACGGTAACTCGGGGAGCGATCCCGAGGGGGTGGCGTCGGAGCGGCCGCCGTCACCGGACGATGAGACCGCCGTCCGGCGACTCGAACCGTCTGAAGGCGAGGGGAGCGTCGAGCTCGTCGGGACGGCACACGTCTCCTCGAAGAGCGTCGAGGAGGTCGAGGAGACGATCGCCGAGCGCCGGCCGGACGTCGTGGCCGTCGAACTCGACGAGGGTCGCTACCGCCAGATGAAAGGCGAGACGCCCGAGGACCTCGACGCGGGCGACCTCCTGCACGGCAACACGGTCTTTCAGTTTCTGGCCTACTGGATGCTGTCGTACGTCCAGACGCGGCTGGGCGAACGGTTCGACATCAAGCCGGGTGCGGACATGATGGCCGCCGTCGAGGCCGCCGAGGAACACGGTCTCGGCGTCGCGCTGGTCGATCGGGACATCCAGACGACGATCCAGCGCTTCTGGCAGCGTCTCTCGACGAGAGAGAAGGCGACGATGTTCGGCGGCCTGCTGGCCGGGATGTTCGGAACGCTGGAGGCGGGGATCGGAGTCGGCGCGTTCCTCGGGGTCTTCCTCGCTCTCGGGGCGGAGCTGATCGCCGGTCCGGTCCTATTGTCGCCGGCGCTCGCCGACGCGGTGCCGCTGGTCGGCGGGTCGCTGCTGGTGGTGCTCGACGGTGCGTTGCTCGCGGGAGCGGTCGCGCTGCTGGTCGGGCTCCCGATCGCCGCGCTGCTGGCGTACGCGCTCGAGACCGACACCGAGTACGAGGAGTTCGACATCGAGGAACTGACCGACACGGACGTCGTCTCGGCGATGATGGAGGAGTTCCGCCAGTTCTCGCCCGGCGGCGCGGAGGCGCTGATCGACGAGCGCGACGCCTTCATCGCCCACCGGCTGGTCGCCCTGCGCGAGGCGGGCTACGACGTCGTCGCCGTCGTCGGCGCGGGCCACCGTGCGGGCATTCAGTCGTATCTCGACAACCCCGAACGGCTCCCGTCGATGGAGTCGATAACCGGGACGCTCTCCCGGAAGCGGTTCTCGCTGTACAAGCTCTTCGGCTACCTGTTCACGGTCGGGTTCGCCGTCTTCTTCGGGCTGTTGTTGCTCGGCGGCGCGAGAGAGGGGTGGGTGATCCGGCTGCTCGTCGCGTGGTTCCTGGTCAACGGGATCGCCGCGTTCGGACTGGCGAAGCTGGCCGGCGCACACTGGCCCTCCGCGCTGATCGGGGGCGGGATCGCCTGGCTGACCAGCGTCAATCCCCTGCTCGCGCCGGGCTGGTTCGCCGGCTACGTCGAGTTGCGCTACATCGACGTCAACATCGCCGACATCTCGACGCTCAACGAGATCGTCAGCGACGAGGAGGCCCCGCTCGGCGAACTCTACAGCCGGCTGACCGACGTCCCGCTCTTCCGGCTGATCGCGATCGTCGCGATGACCAACGTCGGCAGCATGATCGCCAGCTACGGCTTCGTGTTCGTCGTGCTCCCGTACATGTCCGCGGACGTCGGCGGGATCGCCGGGATCGTCGAGCTGATGCTGGACGGCGTCGAAAACGGTGCGCGCATCGTGCTGGACGTGATCTCGTGA